One genomic region from Desulfovibrio sp. Fe33 encodes:
- a CDS encoding phage tail fiber protein — protein sequence MTVSSTETKVLYAGNGSTAAFAIPFMFLRNEDIDVMLVDAHGVEWILSEGTDYSLVGAGDQAGGVCSVVRPLETGQTLVLRREPDMVQEVDYVENDAFPAATHEAALDKLTMICQSLAEKLDRALTFRVSSAVSGVNLPEPDPDRMLAWNSAGNDLVNKDVMTLGAITTPVPISQGGTDADNPTEALFNLGFGSAGLTVAGCEEEAEIVAAIGAEPVDAEILRSYAPRLLKAVYGEEAQAYEGRSLAGLAVVRNHVTWSLTGASQFSDVPLPYDGTYVFHIYPLGHDLALAASYKHDGLLPAPDANAGEIRIAVEQFNARRTIVSLQNMEA from the coding sequence ATGACCGTTTCATCCACAGAGACAAAAGTGCTTTACGCGGGCAACGGCTCCACGGCGGCCTTCGCCATTCCGTTCATGTTCCTGCGCAATGAGGACATCGACGTCATGCTCGTCGACGCCCATGGCGTGGAATGGATTCTGTCCGAAGGAACCGACTACAGCCTCGTCGGGGCCGGAGATCAGGCGGGCGGCGTTTGTTCCGTTGTCCGGCCCCTCGAAACCGGCCAGACTCTGGTCCTGCGACGTGAACCGGATATGGTCCAGGAAGTGGACTACGTGGAGAACGACGCCTTCCCCGCGGCCACCCATGAGGCCGCCCTGGATAAGCTGACCATGATCTGCCAGTCCCTGGCCGAGAAGCTGGACCGCGCCCTGACGTTCCGCGTCTCCTCCGCAGTGAGCGGCGTCAACCTGCCCGAGCCGGACCCGGACAGGATGCTCGCCTGGAACAGCGCCGGGAACGATCTGGTCAACAAGGATGTGATGACCCTCGGGGCCATCACCACGCCTGTGCCCATCAGCCAGGGCGGCACCGACGCCGACAATCCCACCGAGGCCTTGTTCAATCTCGGTTTCGGCTCGGCTGGATTGACCGTGGCCGGGTGCGAGGAAGAGGCCGAGATCGTTGCCGCCATCGGAGCCGAGCCTGTTGATGCGGAAATTCTCAGGTCCTACGCGCCGAGGCTGCTCAAGGCGGTGTACGGCGAGGAGGCGCAGGCGTACGAAGGCCGGAGCCTCGCCGGGTTGGCCGTGGTCCGCAACCATGTGACCTGGTCCCTGACGGGCGCGAGCCAGTTCAGCGACGTGCCTCTGCCCTATGACGGGACCTACGTTTTCCACATCTATCCGCTCGGCCACGACCTGGCCCTTGCCGCGAGCTACAAACACGACGGGCTTCTGCCCGCGCCCGACGCCAATGCCGGTGAAATCCGCATCGCGGTCGAGCAGTTCAATGCCCGCCGGACCATCGTGTCCCTGCAAAACATGGAGGCGTAA
- a CDS encoding DUF7483 domain-containing protein codes for MLTPKEAASSARGRYPAPIEYSALCEAGLSSEGAPAVDATVAFGWKPVAVDPAKPLCDPTNHYLLTVRKAGTVATVWKQDAEVGTFTVSATTYAGLVSEALAAFAGSDKGYYSRLAVVESALDFTAFYAPSGVVAGLWMPWLLYGLKLHTLLDFSDAANPGNDVCDNGNHWTLPGAVQTTDTPTDNHATINPLKTGAGTATLGDGNTSMLTTDSLREQAYSTLSMSSRKWYIEIVNRHTDPAVLVGGVISTRKTSSSTSETVSLNEWFYGFSDVVHFGGVPVDGTVFPDIAGGGVMGLEFDADAGTLAGYCNGELQYTIENIPPGSYHFTAMDRTTARQMNITMRFREETWDYTPSEGFRALSSAGLEAPAVCDSSRFADVVLRTGTGGTAAVSGLGFRPGFVLSKDRDNSRSWALFDSVRGPGKYLKIDVEAAEAADGDSLTGFALDGYTLGGSSSANHAGAGYVDVCLKADPAQGFEAIRYTGDGVAGRKVAHNFGRPPCFVMAIRLDTAQGRLTYNRASGATVYQHLETANSSVASPAAWNNTEPDSSFVTLGTGTGVNALNGEYVLYVFAESDVVKFVEYRGTGSANGPFVDVGGRVKALLFLKNVSSDSRNWSDRNVAANPVNPVKRFLKPNSSEPEMEGTDFVFTSTGFKVASTSTAYNESGKLHIGLALMESSSKYNNAF; via the coding sequence ATGCTGACTCCGAAGGAAGCGGCTTCGTCCGCCCGGGGCCGGTATCCGGCTCCCATCGAATACTCGGCCCTGTGCGAAGCCGGGCTGTCGTCGGAGGGCGCTCCGGCCGTGGATGCGACCGTCGCCTTTGGCTGGAAACCCGTAGCGGTGGACCCGGCCAAGCCCCTGTGCGACCCGACCAACCATTACCTGCTGACCGTCAGAAAGGCGGGCACGGTCGCAACGGTTTGGAAACAGGATGCGGAGGTGGGGACCTTCACCGTCTCGGCCACAACCTACGCGGGACTCGTCTCCGAAGCGCTGGCCGCGTTCGCCGGGTCGGACAAGGGGTACTATTCCCGGCTCGCCGTGGTCGAGTCCGCTCTCGACTTCACCGCGTTTTACGCTCCGTCGGGAGTGGTCGCCGGACTGTGGATGCCGTGGCTGCTTTACGGCCTGAAGCTCCACACGCTGCTCGACTTCTCCGACGCGGCCAACCCCGGCAACGATGTCTGCGACAACGGCAACCACTGGACGCTTCCCGGTGCGGTGCAGACAACGGATACGCCCACTGACAACCATGCGACAATCAACCCCCTCAAGACCGGCGCCGGCACGGCAACGCTTGGTGACGGGAATACGAGTATGCTGACCACCGATTCCTTGAGGGAGCAGGCGTATTCAACGCTCTCCATGTCATCAAGGAAGTGGTATATCGAAATCGTGAACCGCCACACGGACCCCGCAGTTCTGGTCGGCGGGGTGATCTCGACCAGGAAAACCAGTTCGTCCACCTCGGAAACGGTATCGCTCAACGAATGGTTTTACGGCTTCTCCGATGTGGTTCACTTCGGCGGAGTGCCGGTGGATGGGACCGTGTTTCCCGATATTGCCGGGGGCGGCGTCATGGGGCTTGAGTTTGATGCCGACGCAGGCACGCTTGCCGGGTATTGCAATGGTGAGCTGCAATACACGATAGAGAACATTCCGCCCGGCTCGTACCATTTCACGGCCATGGACCGGACTACGGCGCGGCAGATGAACATCACGATGCGGTTTCGTGAAGAGACCTGGGACTACACGCCTTCCGAAGGGTTCCGCGCACTTAGTTCCGCTGGTCTTGAGGCCCCCGCCGTGTGCGACTCGTCCCGGTTCGCGGATGTTGTCCTGCGGACCGGCACGGGCGGGACGGCCGCCGTCTCCGGCCTCGGTTTCCGGCCCGGCTTTGTGTTGAGCAAGGACCGGGACAATTCGCGCTCCTGGGCGTTGTTCGATTCCGTGCGCGGGCCGGGGAAATACCTGAAGATCGACGTAGAGGCGGCTGAAGCCGCGGATGGGGATTCCCTGACGGGGTTCGCCTTGGACGGATATACCTTGGGCGGCTCTTCTTCAGCGAATCATGCCGGGGCCGGATACGTGGATGTTTGCCTCAAGGCCGATCCCGCTCAGGGATTCGAGGCGATACGGTATACCGGCGACGGCGTCGCCGGGCGCAAGGTCGCTCACAATTTTGGCCGCCCGCCGTGTTTCGTGATGGCGATCCGGCTCGACACGGCTCAGGGGCGGCTCACCTACAACCGCGCATCGGGCGCGACAGTATATCAACATCTGGAAACCGCAAACAGCTCAGTGGCGTCCCCAGCCGCATGGAACAACACCGAGCCGGACTCGTCGTTTGTCACTCTCGGCACGGGAACCGGCGTCAATGCCTTGAACGGGGAGTACGTGCTGTACGTTTTCGCGGAGTCGGACGTCGTGAAGTTCGTCGAATATCGCGGGACTGGTAGCGCGAATGGTCCGTTCGTGGATGTCGGCGGCAGAGTGAAGGCGCTCCTTTTCCTGAAGAACGTCAGCAGCGATTCGAGGAACTGGTCCGACAGGAATGTGGCGGCCAACCCCGTCAATCCCGTCAAGAGATTCCTTAAACCCAACAGCAGCGAGCCGGAGATGGAAGGAACGGACTTCGTTTTCACCTCCACCGGATTCAAGGTGGCCAGCACCTCGACGGCATACAACGAGTCGGGAAAGCTGCACATCGGCCTGGCGCTTATGGAATCATCGTCAAAGTACAACAATGCCTTTTAA
- a CDS encoding tail fiber assembly protein, with amino-acid sequence MWRYPDGTFRLNAPARLEQYGMIRPFSGLTREELNELGYNEALPLKRDPYTVYVTAWIRGEDLVFRETAVSAVVDEAARDADLAGKARAERDRLLAESDWTQLADAPLADEEKAAWATKRQAWRDVPQQAGFPGAVEWPEAATV; translated from the coding sequence ATGTGGAGATACCCCGACGGAACCTTTCGGCTTAACGCCCCGGCCCGCTTGGAACAATATGGAATGATCCGCCCGTTTTCGGGCCTGACCCGCGAGGAACTGAACGAACTCGGCTACAATGAGGCCCTGCCGCTCAAGCGCGATCCGTACACCGTCTATGTGACCGCGTGGATCAGGGGCGAGGACCTGGTCTTCCGGGAAACTGCGGTTAGCGCCGTGGTGGATGAAGCCGCCAGGGATGCGGATTTGGCCGGGAAGGCGCGGGCCGAGCGCGACAGGCTGCTGGCGGAAAGCGACTGGACCCAGCTTGCTGATGCGCCGCTGGCCGACGAAGAGAAAGCGGCTTGGGCGACGAAGCGGCAAGCATGGCGCGACGTGCCGCAACAGGCCGGTTTTCCTGGAGCGGTGGAGTGGCCGGAGGCCGCAACGGTCTAG
- a CDS encoding cupin domain-containing protein has translation MNAPDARQIIERLGLTPHPEEGGWFLETHRTGESLPREILPGRYDGPRALGTAIYYLLTPGTYSHMHRLRSDEIFHFYAGGPCEMLQLHPDGPGETLVLGNDILAGQRPQIVVPRDSWQGLRLLPGSPFALMGCTVAPGFEYADYAHGDRTELVTSYPEFRDRIIRLTAE, from the coding sequence ATGAACGCGCCCGACGCCCGACAGATCATCGAACGCCTCGGCCTCACCCCGCACCCCGAGGAAGGCGGCTGGTTCCTGGAAACCCACCGGACCGGCGAGAGCCTTCCCCGCGAGATTTTGCCCGGCCGCTACGACGGGCCGCGCGCCTTGGGCACGGCCATCTATTACCTGCTCACGCCCGGCACCTATTCGCACATGCACCGGCTTCGGTCCGACGAGATATTCCATTTCTACGCGGGCGGCCCCTGCGAAATGCTCCAGCTCCACCCGGACGGGCCCGGCGAAACGCTTGTCCTGGGCAACGACATCCTGGCCGGGCAGCGGCCCCAGATCGTCGTGCCCCGCGATTCCTGGCAGGGACTGCGCCTGCTTCCGGGCTCGCCCTTCGCCCTCATGGGCTGCACCGTGGCCCCGGGCTTCGAATACGCCGACTACGCGCACGGCGACCGGACCGAACTGGTCACCTCCTACCCAGAATTCCGCGACCGGATCATCCGCCTGACCGCCGAATAG
- a CDS encoding SlyX family protein, which produces MDDKIERLESLIALQDRTMEKLSDQIFDQQKQIDDLKRLVERLAQKVRNMDEEMENGGPVDVPPPHYNG; this is translated from the coding sequence ATGGACGACAAAATAGAACGACTGGAGAGCCTTATCGCCCTTCAGGACCGAACCATGGAAAAACTGAGCGATCAGATATTCGACCAGCAGAAGCAGATCGACGATCTCAAGAGACTGGTCGAACGCCTGGCCCAGAAAGTCCGCAACATGGACGAAGAAATGGAAAACGGCGGGCCGGTCGACGTGCCGCCGCCGCACTACAACGGGTAA
- a CDS encoding DMT family transporter — translation MKQSLSYTYILLVTSMMLWGGTWVAGRVLAQSVHPMTAAVLRFGLASLILLFMCWRADGRLPRLKRDQILPVTFLGATGVFAYSHFFFTGLQSIPAGRAALIVACTPVCIAAISALFYGEKFGPLRIAGAVLSLVGVSIVIADGDPIALLAGGVSRGDFMILGCVASWTAYTMGGRSVMKRLPPLTSVAWSSFTGTLMLLPVALVQGLAADIVRLRPVDWGCVVFLGFLATALAYYWYYRAINVIGASRAGIFINMVPAFAVITGFLLLDEPIHLSLAVGGSMILCGVYLTNRT, via the coding sequence ATGAAACAATCGCTGAGCTACACCTACATTCTGCTCGTGACGAGCATGATGCTCTGGGGCGGCACCTGGGTGGCCGGGCGCGTCCTGGCCCAGTCCGTCCATCCCATGACCGCCGCCGTGCTGCGCTTCGGCCTAGCCTCGCTGATCCTGCTGTTCATGTGCTGGCGGGCCGACGGGCGGCTGCCCCGGCTCAAACGTGACCAGATCCTGCCGGTGACCTTTCTGGGCGCGACAGGGGTGTTTGCCTACAGCCATTTCTTTTTTACCGGTCTCCAATCCATTCCGGCCGGGCGGGCAGCGCTTATCGTCGCCTGCACTCCGGTGTGCATCGCCGCCATCTCCGCCCTGTTCTACGGGGAAAAATTCGGCCCGTTGCGCATCGCCGGGGCGGTCCTCTCGCTGGTGGGGGTGTCCATAGTCATCGCCGACGGCGACCCGATCGCCCTTCTGGCCGGAGGGGTGAGCCGGGGAGATTTCATGATCCTCGGATGCGTGGCCAGTTGGACCGCCTACACCATGGGAGGCCGGTCCGTCATGAAACGGCTGCCGCCGCTGACCTCGGTAGCCTGGTCCAGCTTCACCGGCACGCTCATGCTCCTGCCCGTGGCCCTGGTGCAGGGGCTCGCCGCCGATATCGTCCGCCTCCGCCCCGTGGACTGGGGCTGCGTGGTCTTTCTCGGATTCCTGGCCACCGCCCTGGCCTACTACTGGTACTACCGGGCCATCAACGTCATCGGCGCATCCAGGGCGGGCATCTTTATCAACATGGTTCCCGCCTTTGCCGTCATCACCGGCTTTCTGCTCCTGGACGAACCCATCCACCTCTCCCTGGCCGTGGGCGGAAGCATGATTCTCTGCGGCGTCTATCTCACCAACCGAACCTGA
- a CDS encoding THUMP domain-containing class I SAM-dependent RNA methyltransferase, with protein sequence MTHFSDTAPILVTCPKDMPEYLQAELAGLGFEQSIPLDAGVEVQGSLADCMSLNLWIRTGHRVLFELKRFRAFDADELYRETKAVPWEEYIPVDGYFRVDASIRDTTVNDSRFAGLRVKDAVADRFMERFKTRPDSGPDTHGVCLFLHWRENRATLYLDTTGEPLPRRGYRKRPHKAPMQETLAAACILAADWPETARRGGHFIAPMCGSGTLAIEAALMAMNGAPGLLRDEFAFMHVKGYEPDVWDELLGAAEDAEIPEIKGRIIATDHDPEAIEAARDNARLAGVGDFIEFAVCDFTETEVPEGPGVVMLNPEYGKRLGDMDMLKDVYRGIGDFFKQRCGGKTGFIFTGNMDLAKCVGLRTRRRRVFWNAKIECRLLEYELYDGTKKGGEA encoded by the coding sequence ATGACTCATTTTTCCGATACCGCCCCCATTCTGGTCACCTGTCCCAAGGACATGCCCGAATACCTTCAGGCCGAACTCGCCGGGTTGGGCTTCGAACAATCCATTCCGCTCGACGCGGGCGTGGAGGTTCAAGGCAGCCTGGCCGACTGCATGAGCCTCAACCTGTGGATTCGCACGGGCCACAGGGTGCTCTTCGAGCTGAAAAGGTTCCGCGCCTTCGATGCGGATGAACTGTACCGCGAGACCAAAGCCGTCCCGTGGGAGGAGTACATCCCGGTCGACGGATATTTTCGGGTGGACGCCTCCATCCGCGACACCACGGTCAATGATTCGCGATTCGCCGGACTGCGGGTCAAGGACGCGGTGGCCGACCGCTTCATGGAGCGGTTCAAGACGCGGCCGGACTCCGGCCCGGACACGCACGGAGTCTGCCTGTTCCTGCACTGGCGCGAAAACCGGGCGACGCTCTACCTGGACACCACGGGCGAACCGCTGCCCAGGCGCGGCTATCGCAAGCGGCCCCACAAGGCTCCCATGCAGGAGACCTTGGCCGCAGCCTGCATCCTGGCCGCGGACTGGCCCGAGACCGCCCGTCGGGGCGGGCACTTCATCGCGCCCATGTGCGGCTCCGGCACCCTGGCCATCGAGGCCGCGCTCATGGCCATGAACGGGGCCCCGGGGTTGTTGCGCGACGAGTTCGCCTTCATGCACGTCAAAGGCTATGAACCGGACGTGTGGGACGAACTGCTCGGCGCGGCCGAAGACGCGGAGATTCCGGAGATAAAAGGCCGAATCATCGCCACGGACCACGATCCGGAAGCCATAGAAGCGGCCAGGGACAACGCCCGCCTGGCCGGAGTGGGCGATTTCATCGAGTTCGCCGTCTGCGATTTTACCGAAACCGAAGTCCCGGAAGGTCCGGGCGTGGTCATGCTCAACCCGGAATACGGCAAGCGGCTGGGGGACATGGACATGCTCAAGGACGTATACCGGGGGATCGGCGACTTCTTCAAGCAACGGTGCGGCGGCAAGACCGGCTTCATCTTCACCGGCAACATGGACCTGGCCAAATGCGTGGGGCTGCGCACCCGGCGACGTCGCGTCTTCTGGAACGCCAAGATCGAATGCCGATTGCTGGAATACGAGCTGTATGACGGGACGAAAAAGGGCGGCGAGGCCTAG
- a CDS encoding Y-family DNA polymerase, which produces MPKSYALIDCNNFYASCERAFRPELAERPVVVLSNNDGCVIARSEEAKALGIGMGTPYFKCRAMLERNGVAVFSSNYALYGDMSARVMRILSRYCPDVEVYSIDEAFCDLTGVPGGAAAYARRLRATVFAWTGIPVSVGIARTKTLAKLANRFAKKQKRCRGVFDLDASPDPDRVLGWTDIGEVWGIGPRHAKRLRAMGVDSALKFRELKRDWVQKKMTVSGLHTLLELRGFPCHGFHSGPADKKTIVSSRSFGHPVTRLDHMLEAASQYTTRAAEKLRKQGSVASGILVYLQTNSFKLGQPQYSNTLAMPLAVATAHTPTLIRAARSGMEHIFRDGYQYKKCGVMLSGLEPERGRWLNLLALPPAHRPHDGPLMRAVDDVNTRWGRDTVSFAASGVKQEWRMKREMRSPRYTTVWEEILTVQAK; this is translated from the coding sequence ATGCCCAAGAGTTACGCGCTGATCGACTGCAACAATTTCTACGCGTCGTGCGAGCGGGCGTTCCGGCCGGAACTGGCCGAGCGGCCCGTGGTGGTCCTGTCAAACAACGACGGATGCGTGATCGCTCGGTCCGAGGAGGCCAAGGCCCTGGGCATCGGCATGGGCACGCCGTACTTCAAGTGCCGGGCCATGCTCGAACGGAACGGGGTGGCGGTATTTTCATCCAACTACGCCTTGTACGGCGACATGTCGGCGCGGGTGATGCGAATTCTGTCGCGGTACTGTCCCGACGTGGAGGTCTATTCCATAGACGAAGCGTTCTGCGACCTGACGGGCGTGCCGGGCGGAGCCGCCGCGTATGCGCGCCGGTTGCGGGCCACGGTGTTCGCCTGGACCGGTATCCCGGTCTCCGTGGGCATCGCCCGGACCAAGACCCTGGCCAAACTCGCCAACAGGTTCGCCAAGAAGCAGAAACGGTGCCGGGGCGTGTTCGACCTGGACGCCAGCCCGGACCCGGACCGGGTGCTCGGATGGACCGACATCGGCGAAGTATGGGGCATCGGCCCCCGACACGCCAAGCGGCTGCGGGCCATGGGCGTGGACAGCGCCCTCAAGTTCCGGGAATTGAAACGGGACTGGGTGCAAAAAAAGATGACGGTCAGCGGACTGCACACCCTGCTCGAACTGCGCGGCTTTCCCTGCCACGGTTTCCATTCCGGCCCGGCGGACAAGAAAACCATCGTGTCTTCCCGCTCATTCGGCCACCCGGTCACGCGGCTCGACCACATGCTCGAAGCCGCTTCCCAATACACCACGCGGGCCGCCGAAAAACTACGCAAGCAAGGGTCCGTGGCCTCCGGCATCCTCGTCTATCTCCAGACGAATTCGTTCAAGCTCGGCCAGCCCCAGTATTCCAACACGCTGGCCATGCCGCTGGCCGTGGCCACCGCGCACACCCCGACCCTCATTCGGGCCGCCAGATCCGGCATGGAACACATCTTCCGCGACGGCTACCAATACAAGAAATGCGGCGTCATGCTCTCCGGCCTCGAACCCGAACGCGGCCGCTGGCTCAACCTCCTCGCCCTGCCCCCGGCGCACCGGCCGCACGACGGACCGCTCATGCGCGCCGTGGACGACGTCAACACCCGATGGGGGCGCGATACCGTGTCCTTCGCCGCCTCAGGCGTCAAACAGGAATGGCGCATGAAACGCGAGATGCGCTCGCCCCGATACACCACGGTCTGGGAGGAAATACTTACCGTCCAGGCCAAGTAG
- a CDS encoding LexA family protein — MVSCPHAEIPLGNWVEAVSRPDFGSRLAVPLAGETVPAGFPSPAEEYLEKRLDLNEHLVARPEATYFVRVSGDSMIGAAIHHGDLLVVDRSVEPKPGNVVIALVDGEFTVKRLRRTPFGLELAPENPEYTPIQLNDDTDFLVWGVVLHVVHKV; from the coding sequence ATGGTTTCCTGTCCGCACGCGGAAATTCCGCTGGGGAACTGGGTTGAAGCGGTTTCCCGGCCGGATTTCGGCTCCCGGCTGGCCGTGCCGTTGGCCGGAGAAACGGTTCCGGCAGGATTTCCGTCGCCCGCCGAAGAGTATCTGGAGAAACGGCTTGATCTGAACGAGCACCTGGTGGCCCGGCCGGAGGCCACCTATTTCGTGCGCGTGTCCGGCGACTCCATGATCGGCGCGGCCATCCACCACGGCGATCTTCTGGTGGTGGACCGCTCCGTGGAACCGAAGCCCGGCAATGTGGTCATCGCCCTGGTAGACGGCGAATTCACGGTGAAACGGCTGCGCAGGACCCCGTTCGGGTTGGAGCTGGCCCCGGAGAACCCTGAATATACGCCCATACAGCTCAACGACGACACGGATTTCCTCGTGTGGGGCGTGGTTCTCCACGTGGTGCATAAAGTATGA
- the cydB gene encoding cytochrome d ubiquinol oxidase subunit II has protein sequence METLMETGSLHYYLAMIWFILWGVLWAVYFILDGFDLGVGTLMPFLARTETEKRAILNSTGPFWDGNEVWLIAAGGVTFAAFPYAYAQMFSGLYMALMLLLFTLIVRGVSFEFRSKVESPAWKKIWDTAHSLCSFLPALLLGVAFGNIFQGIPLDETGFSQAGLFGLLNPYGIAGGVLFVTMFMMHGALWLCIRTTGELKQRAESMATKLWPGVVVLTVLFLAYTAVSTQLFSNYMVYPVLFVILLLPVAGLVLMRTYLGAGRYWMAWASSCLYIGGTALFGVIGIFPAIIPSNPNPAHSLTIMNSASSPLTLQIMLGVAVVFVPLVIGYQFWVYKHFATAMTEDDLHY, from the coding sequence ATGGAAACTTTGATGGAAACCGGTTCGCTGCACTACTACCTGGCGATGATTTGGTTCATCCTCTGGGGCGTGCTCTGGGCCGTCTACTTCATCCTCGACGGCTTCGACCTGGGCGTCGGCACCCTCATGCCCTTCCTCGCCCGGACCGAAACCGAAAAACGGGCCATCCTCAACTCCACCGGCCCCTTCTGGGACGGCAACGAGGTCTGGCTCATCGCGGCCGGCGGCGTGACCTTCGCCGCCTTCCCCTACGCCTACGCGCAGATGTTCAGCGGCCTGTACATGGCGCTGATGCTGCTCCTGTTCACCCTGATCGTGCGCGGCGTGTCCTTCGAGTTCCGCTCCAAGGTGGAAAGCCCCGCCTGGAAAAAGATCTGGGACACCGCCCACTCCCTTTGCTCCTTCCTGCCTGCCCTGCTGCTGGGCGTGGCCTTCGGAAACATCTTCCAGGGCATCCCGCTTGACGAAACCGGGTTCTCCCAGGCCGGACTGTTCGGCCTGCTCAACCCCTACGGCATCGCGGGCGGCGTCCTGTTCGTGACCATGTTCATGATGCACGGCGCGCTGTGGCTGTGCATCCGCACCACCGGCGAGCTCAAGCAGCGCGCCGAGTCCATGGCCACCAAACTGTGGCCCGGCGTGGTGGTCCTGACGGTCCTGTTCCTGGCCTACACCGCCGTGTCCACGCAGTTGTTCAGCAACTACATGGTCTACCCGGTCCTCTTCGTCATCCTGCTGCTGCCCGTGGCCGGACTGGTGCTCATGCGCACCTACCTCGGCGCAGGCCGGTACTGGATGGCCTGGGCCTCCAGTTGCCTCTACATCGGCGGCACGGCCCTGTTCGGCGTGATCGGCATCTTCCCGGCCATCATCCCGTCCAATCCCAACCCGGCCCACAGCCTGACCATCATGAACTCCGCGTCGAGCCCCCTGACGTTGCAGATCATGCTCGGCGTGGCCGTCGTCTTCGTCCCGCTGGTCATCGGCTACCAGTTCTGGGTCTACAAGCACTTCGCCACGGCCATGACCGAAGACGACCTGCACTACTAG
- a CDS encoding cytochrome ubiquinol oxidase subunit I, whose protein sequence is MDVLMLSRLQFAAATMFHFIFVPLTLGLSVLIACMETAYVRTGNETYRKMAKFWGKLFLVNFALGVVTGITLEFQFGTNWSRYSAYVGDIFGSLLAIEATAAFFLESTFIGVWHFGWEKLSPKAHATVAWLVAGASNLSAIWILIANGFMQNPVGYTLRNGRAELTDFFAVITNKYAWLEFFHVIPASLLLAGFFIVGISAWHLLRKSHTDFFQKSFNLGISVALVFGLFTAAEGHIHGNNLSDTQPAKLAAMESHWETQRQAPMYLLIIPGEDGNVLQALPLPGVLSFLAYNDFNAEVTGLNDIPKEDRPPVALTFLSFRLMVGLGTLFIMVAAFGFLMRNRLDKFPLFLKALPFCIPLPYIAIWAGWTLTEVGRQPWIVYGLMRTSDAVSPVGAAEVGFTLVLMTLLYALLGAVGIWLMVKLAKKGPEDHTPIQV, encoded by the coding sequence ATGGATGTGCTGATGCTTTCACGGTTGCAATTTGCCGCAGCCACCATGTTTCACTTCATTTTCGTGCCGCTGACGCTGGGACTGTCCGTCCTCATCGCGTGCATGGAAACGGCCTATGTGCGCACCGGCAACGAGACGTACAGGAAAATGGCCAAATTCTGGGGAAAACTCTTCCTGGTGAACTTCGCATTGGGCGTGGTCACAGGCATCACCCTGGAATTCCAGTTCGGCACCAACTGGTCCCGATACTCCGCCTACGTGGGCGACATCTTCGGCTCGCTGCTGGCCATCGAGGCCACCGCCGCGTTCTTCCTTGAGTCCACCTTTATCGGCGTTTGGCACTTCGGCTGGGAAAAGCTCTCGCCCAAGGCCCACGCCACCGTCGCCTGGCTCGTGGCGGGCGCGTCCAACCTTTCGGCCATCTGGATTCTCATCGCCAACGGCTTCATGCAGAATCCCGTGGGCTACACCCTGCGCAACGGCAGGGCCGAGCTGACCGACTTCTTCGCGGTCATCACCAACAAGTACGCGTGGCTCGAATTCTTCCACGTGATCCCGGCCTCCCTGCTCCTGGCCGGATTCTTCATCGTCGGCATCTCCGCATGGCACCTGCTGCGCAAGAGCCACACCGACTTCTTCCAGAAATCCTTCAACCTGGGCATCAGCGTGGCCCTGGTATTCGGCCTGTTCACCGCGGCCGAAGGCCACATCCACGGCAACAACCTGTCCGACACGCAGCCCGCCAAGCTGGCCGCCATGGAATCCCATTGGGAAACCCAGCGGCAGGCTCCCATGTATCTCCTGATTATTCCGGGCGAGGACGGCAACGTGCTCCAGGCCCTGCCCCTGCCCGGCGTGCTGAGTTTCCTGGCCTACAACGACTTCAACGCCGAAGTGACGGGACTGAACGACATTCCCAAGGAAGACCGGCCCCCCGTGGCCCTGACCTTCCTCTCCTTCCGGCTGATGGTCGGCCTGGGCACCCTGTTCATCATGGTGGCCGCCTTCGGCTTCCTGATGCGCAACCGGCTGGACAAGTTCCCGCTCTTCCTCAAGGCCCTGCCCTTCTGCATCCCGCTGCCCTACATCGCGATTTGGGCCGGTTGGACCCTCACCGAGGTGGGCCGGCAGCCGTGGATCGTCTACGGGCTCATGCGCACTTCGGACGCGGTCTCGCCGGTGGGAGCCGCCGAGGTCGGGTTCACCCTCGTGCTCATGACCCTGCTCTACGCCCTGCTTGGCGCGGTCGGCATCTGGCTGATGGTCAAGCTGGCCAAGAAGGGTCCCGAGGACCACACGCCCATCCAGGTCTAA